A genome region from Trichosurus vulpecula isolate mTriVul1 chromosome 5, mTriVul1.pri, whole genome shotgun sequence includes the following:
- the LOC118850093 gene encoding NADH dehydrogenase [ubiquinone] 1 alpha subcomplex subunit 2-like, translating to MAAVAAHGVRFKVGKNLREIRSHLCQHSVSSQEVRDFTEKDYVQLKKANCNIPILICECFQVQPKLWVFYAFGQKNVSLNNLISEQMATALVNVINSKAEVSGKH from the coding sequence ATGGCAGCAGTTGCAGCCCATGGGGTCAGGTTCAAGGTGGGCAAGAATCTGAGGGAAATCCGCAGCCACTTGTGCCAACACTCAGTTAGCAGCCAAGAAGTGAGGGACTTCACTGAGAAAGACTATGTGCAGCTGAAGAAGGCAAATTGCAACATTCCCATCCTGATCTGTGAATGCTTCCAGGTGCAACCCAAGCTATGGGTTTTCTATGCTTTTGGCCAGAAGAATGTCTCATTGAATAACCTTATCAGTGAACAAATGGCTACAGCTCTGGTGAATGTGATAAACAGCAAAGCTGAAGTCTCAGGAAAACATTAA